Proteins from a single region of Catharus ustulatus isolate bCatUst1 chromosome 22, bCatUst1.pri.v2, whole genome shotgun sequence:
- the LOC117006197 gene encoding fibrinogen-like protein 1-like protein — protein MTFLGHLHRAQLPKTCSPHLSHTGSTLGDCSLLSCAVVMGLQAGTAWLQRDLLLLPALLAMLLLCASAGPAKPSASPRSASGFPPDCSRLHRGSPSGVYVIQPARSPPRVVWCDMDTEGKGWTVVQRNSHDTELNWKQSWTTYKYGFGNVHSDYWLGTEYLHLLTQQGTYKVRFVVRDKANATHFAEYDIFRVESEASGYPLRLGRHSGDGDDYLTLYHPKKGGIHDNMKFSTVDKDQDQYSGNCAKSYGGWWYNRCQNVLLNAKNYIVWPGFCDNGDCAASLILVKPTDVC, from the exons CCCAAGACCTGCAGTCCTCACCTGAGCCACACTGGGAGCACACTGGGGGACTGCAGTCTCCT cagctgtgctgtcGTGATGG GactgcaggctgggacagcctggctccagcgggacctgctcctgctgcccgccctgctggcaatgctgctgctgtgtgccagcGCCGGCCCGGCCAAGCCCAGCGCCAGCCCCCGGAGCG cctcagggtTCCCCCCCGACTGCAGCCGCCTGcacaggggcagccccagcggCGTGTACGTGATCCAGCCGGCCCGCTCGCCCCCGCGCGTGGTCTGGTGCGACATGGACACCGAGGGCAAGGGCTGGACCGTGGTCCAGAGAAACTCTCACGACACTGAGCTCAACTGGAAGCAGTCCTGGACCACCTACAAGTATGGCTTTGGGAACGTGCACAGCGATTACTGGCTGGGCACCGAGTACCTGCACCTGCTGACGCAGCAGGGCACCTACAAGGTGCGCTTCGTGGTGCGGGACAAAGCCAACGCCACCCACTTCGCCGAGTACGACATCTTCAGAGTGGAGAGCGAGGCCAGCGGGTACCCGCTGAGGCTGGGCCGCCATTCTGGGGACGGGGATGATTACCTGACCCTCTACCACCCCAAGAAGGGGGGCATTCATGACAACATGAAGTTCAGCACGGTCGACAAGGACCAGGACCAGTACAGCGGGAACTGCGCCAAGAGCTACGGGGGGTGGTGGTACAACAGGTGCCAGAACGTCCTGCTCAATGCCAAGAACTACATCGTCTGGCCAGGGTTCTGTGATAACGGTGACTGCGCCGCCTCCCTCATCCTGGTCAAACCCACAGATGTGTGCTGA